From the genome of Prunus persica cultivar Lovell chromosome G8, Prunus_persica_NCBIv2, whole genome shotgun sequence:
TATGAGTCCAGTGGTCATATGGAATGGCCAGTGCAAACATAAACACTGTCATGAAGAAGAATCCCATCAATTGGATAGCAAATCTTCCAATCCTGTCAATGAATAAAACTGTAAACCAGTAGCCTGGGACAGTGCTGCATAGAGCAATAAGAGTCTGTGCCCTTGCAATTCTGTAAACCTCCTGAATAGCATTCATAGTCTTGGCAGGAGGGATCCATCCAATCGCGCTAAAAATATCCTTTTGGAACAGATTTTGGCTGTAGAATGCAATGTCAAGCAAGAACCAAGTGCTTGTTGTTCCAAGCAAATGAAGCCCGTGGCGATGCATAAACTCCTTAGAGAACAACTTAAATGCACTAACCGACTCCTCCATCTTCTGTGGTTCTGCTTCAATGTCAACCTGCAGAACCCTTGACATGTCTGATGCAGCCTGTTTCGCATTCTTGGCAACAAGAGCGGTGTAACGGGCGGTTTCAGGCATCTTCATCCGCCAGTAGTAAGTCATTGCAGCTGGGATTGCTCCAACCATGACAATAATTCTCCAAAGATAGTCTGCTTGTGGAACAGTGGATTTAACTGGATCGACCTCATATGCTGGAGCATCAAACTTGGCCTCAAACGCAGCTGAAGAAATAATAGCAAATATACCACCGGCTAAAATTCCAAAGCCCTGCATGGCAAAGACTGCAGCAATGAAGGCACCTCGAGTTTTCTTGTTAGCATATTCAGACATGATAGTGGCAGAAAGAGGGTAGTCACCGCCGATGCCAAACCCGAGCCAGAATCGAAAGAAGCAAAGAGTTGTCATCACGGATTTCGGGTTCTGCCCGAAGGAGAGGCCTGAAGCAACGGAGCAGATGACCATGAGCATAAGAGTCATGCCATAGACTTTCTTTCTTCCCATCTTGTCACCAAGCCAACCAAAGAAGAGCTGGCCTGCTAGTGTTCCACAAAATGCCACACCATTCACAGCAGCTGATACATTGGGAGGCAAAATGCCAGGTTTCTCTGCATTTTCAACATGGTAGTATATGCGGCCCAGCAATTTGGTTACCAGAGATATGCAGAAGAGATCATATGCATCTGTGAAGAAGCCCATTCCAGCAATAATAATTGCAGTGAAATGATACCATTGTGTTTTGGCTACATCAAGTGCATTCAGCACCTGTAATTGCTCTCTGGCCATGGCTAGCTGCTAGCTTCTACAAGTTTACAATTCTCCGCTATCTCTTATCTATCTGCAGAATTTTGAATATCAGTGAGAATATGAAAAACCAGTCAATCTTGAACCACAGAATTTTAAAAGAGAACAAACAGAggaaaagtcaacaaattgctaaataaatatcaagggggcaagaaaaTTTGACTCCAACTCTTGACAGGACATGTATGACTATTAGACTGCAAGGCCATTGATTTTCCACCATATTTGGTCATCTATTGAAATTTAATAGCCTCACCTACGATTCCAGGACCACCAGTTTCAATCCATGAGGGTATTTTTGTCAACCCAAATTAACAGTAGGTCCAACTAATCAAACCTTTTGGTTTTCAGACTGACTTTTAGACTTCAGTAAGTTGTATTCAAAAGATTTATTGTCTGAAAAGAAGACTGAGACTGCAGATTATTATAACTAAATCATACACCTTGaagaatttttatttggcAGCCgaagaaatttaaaatataaaacataatCTTCTGGAAACTGAAAAGGCAAAACCTCCACGGCCACAGGAAAAGTAGAAGAACAAGACATACAATGAACGCTGCCTCTTTCTGTGTCTGAAGTG
Proteins encoded in this window:
- the LOC18768982 gene encoding inorganic phosphate transporter 1-4; protein product: MAREQLQVLNALDVAKTQWYHFTAIIIAGMGFFTDAYDLFCISLVTKLLGRIYYHVENAEKPGILPPNVSAAVNGVAFCGTLAGQLFFGWLGDKMGRKKVYGMTLMLMVICSVASGLSFGQNPKSVMTTLCFFRFWLGFGIGGDYPLSATIMSEYANKKTRGAFIAAVFAMQGFGILAGGIFAIISSAAFEAKFDAPAYEVDPVKSTVPQADYLWRIIVMVGAIPAAMTYYWRMKMPETARYTALVAKNAKQAASDMSRVLQVDIEAEPQKMEESVSAFKLFSKEFMHRHGLHLLGTTSTWFLLDIAFYSQNLFQKDIFSAIGWIPPAKTMNAIQEVYRIARAQTLIALCSTVPGYWFTVLFIDRIGRFAIQLMGFFFMTVFMFALAIPYDHWTHKDNRIGFVVIYSLTFFFANFGPNATTFVVPAEIFPARFRSTCHGISAASGKLGAIVGAFGFLYLAQNKDKSKADAGYPAGIGVKNSLLVLGVINFLGILFTFLVPESNGKSLEEMSGENEDENENGAVELEPSGLNNRTVPLA